In Hemiscyllium ocellatum isolate sHemOce1 chromosome 33, sHemOce1.pat.X.cur, whole genome shotgun sequence, the following are encoded in one genomic region:
- the LOC132831502 gene encoding ferritin heavy chain, oocyte isoform-like, whose translation MGSLWRLLTGSCRFLLVAPRLLPPPGPPCYPLAPRAQLQVRRGPQGPRKWGKNRQDYPRECEEGINRQINQELTAFYVYLSMSYYFDREDVALRNFAKFYFEQALEEQKHAKLLMDFQNQRGGRIIFWDIKKPSRDEWGNGLEAMEQALELEKTVNKSILALHKVASEHNDLVLCEFLESNYLNEQIEAIRMFGDHITNLKRLGAPENGMGEYLFDKHTLGEGS comes from the exons ATGGGCAGCCTGTGGCGCCTGTTAACGGGCAGTTGTCGCTTCCTCCTGGTCGCACCTCGCCTCCTGCCACCCCCGGGCCCGCCTTGCTACCCCCTCGCCCCCCGGGCACAGCTGCAGGTCCGGAGGGGGCCCCAGGGCCCGCGGAAATGGGGCAAAAACCGTCAGGACTACCCGAGGGAATGTGAGGAAGGCATCAACAGACAGATCAACCAGGAGCTCACCGCCTTCTATGTCTACCTGTCCATG TCATACTACTTTGACCGGGAAGATGTTGCTTTGCGGAACTTTGCCAAGTTCTACTTTGAGCAGGCACTTGAGGAACAGAAACATGCAAAGTTGCTGATGGATTTTCAGAATCAACGTGGAGGCCGCATCATCTTCTGGGACATCAAG AAACCCAGCCGGGATGAGTGGGGAAATGGCTTAGAAGCTATGGAACAGGCCCTGGAGCTGGAGAAAACAGTGAACAAATCTATCCTGGCTCTACACAAAGTGGCATCCGAGCACAACGATCTTGTT CTATGTGAGTTCCTGGAATCTAACTACTTGAATGAGCAAATTGAGGCCATTAGGATGTTTGGAGatcacatcaccaacctgaagCGGTTGGGAGCTCCTGAGAATGGCATGGGAGAGTACCTGTTCGACAAGCACAccctgggggaaggtagctaa
- the LOC132831504 gene encoding ferritin heavy chain-like produces the protein MDHNIRLNYHKDCESAVNRMINMELYASYVYLSMSYYFDQGSIALSNFVKFFKKQSDKEREQAENLMKFQNQRGGHIALQDIKRPEQDDWDSGLQAMQCALQLEKNINQSLLELYKLSKDKSDPHLSNFLETHYLEKQVKTIKKLGDHVTNLHRLGAPQNGMAEYLFNKHTLGGE, from the exons ATGGACCATAATATCCGCCTGAATTATCACAAGGACTGTGAGAGTGCTGTCAATCGCATGATCAACATGGAACTCTACGCCTCGTACGTTTACCTCTCCATG TCCTATTACTTTGACCAAGGATCTATTGCCCTGAGCAACTTTGTGAAGTTCTTCAAGAAGCAGTCAGACAAGGAACGTGAGCAAGCGGAGAATCTGATGAAATTCCAGAATCAACGAGGAGGTCACATCGCCCTGCAAGATATCAAG AGACCAGAACAAGATGACTGGGACAGTGGTCTGCAGGCAATGCAGTGTGCTCTGCAGTTGGAGAAGAACATTAACCAAAGCCTGCTGGAGCTGTACAAACTCTCGAAGGATAAAAGTGACCCTCAT TTGTCTAACTTTCTGGAGACCCATTACTTGGAGAAGCAAGTCAAGACCATCAAGAAACTTGGTGACCACGTCACTAACCTGCATCGTTTAGGTGCCCCTCAGAATGGCATGGCTGAATACCTGTTCAACAAGCACACTTTGGGGGGAGAGTAG